From the Petrotoga sp. 9PWA.NaAc.5.4 genome, one window contains:
- a CDS encoding ABC transporter ATP-binding protein — MQNNNPTDKEKAVTTKMQEKLIQVENLQKVFIVGGGFARSKLLAVDEVNFHIQENEIFSLAGESGCGKSTVSKMLLGFLEPTQGEVYYKGKDIVNLKKWEEKKGFMKEVQSIFQNPFETFNPLRKVDSYLYDTVKQYGIEKKNKDQAVEEALKSVGLGLKEVKGRYPNEFSGGQLQRISIARALVTTPSLLVADEPVSMVDASLRMSIVNLFKDLRDKYNVSVLYITHDLATAYYVSDRIGIMFRGNIIEMGGVEEVLMNPKHPYTQMLKESIPEADPKKKWSERISIKELETEEYMRKGCKFAGRCPFVMDKCKDNMPPELQAENRMVRCWLYE, encoded by the coding sequence ATGCAAAATAACAATCCAACAGACAAAGAAAAAGCGGTAACCACAAAAATGCAAGAAAAGTTAATACAAGTAGAAAACCTACAAAAGGTATTCATAGTTGGAGGTGGATTTGCAAGGAGCAAACTGTTAGCGGTAGATGAAGTAAACTTTCACATACAAGAAAATGAAATATTCAGCTTAGCAGGTGAAAGTGGATGTGGGAAATCAACGGTATCAAAGATGCTGTTAGGATTTTTAGAACCCACCCAAGGGGAAGTATACTACAAAGGAAAAGACATAGTGAACTTAAAGAAATGGGAAGAAAAAAAAGGATTCATGAAAGAAGTACAATCGATATTCCAAAACCCATTTGAAACATTTAATCCATTAAGAAAAGTAGACAGTTATCTATACGACACAGTCAAACAATATGGTATAGAAAAAAAGAACAAAGATCAAGCCGTAGAAGAAGCATTGAAATCCGTAGGATTAGGATTAAAAGAAGTAAAAGGCAGATACCCAAACGAATTCTCAGGAGGACAATTACAAAGAATATCAATAGCAAGAGCCCTGGTAACAACACCATCATTGTTAGTAGCAGACGAACCCGTATCGATGGTAGATGCATCGTTAAGGATGTCGATAGTTAACTTATTCAAAGATTTAAGAGACAAATATAACGTAAGTGTATTGTACATAACCCATGACTTAGCAACAGCATACTATGTAAGTGACAGGATAGGAATAATGTTCAGAGGAAACATAATAGAAATGGGAGGAGTAGAAGAGGTATTGATGAATCCGAAACATCCGTACACACAGATGTTGAAAGAATCAATTCCAGAAGCTGATCCAAAGAAGAAATGGAGTGAAAGGATAAGCATAAAAGAGTTGGAAACAGAGGAGTATATGAGAAAAGGATGTAAGTTTGCAGGTAGATGTCCGTTTGTAATGGATAAGTGTAAGGATAATATGCCTCCAGAGTTACAAGCTGAGAATAGAATGGTTCGCTGCTGGTTGTATGAGTGA
- a CDS encoding ABC transporter ATP-binding protein translates to MDVLKTENLKSYYIFEMQKEKKEVKAVNDVSINIQEDEIYGIAGESGCGKSTFLKTICGLAEPPLRIVGGEIYYQVKGKEIDITKLSQEEYRKLRWEYISYIPQGSMSALNPIIRIKESFKDFVTAHKKIKDEKKEFEEPLKKHLESLGLPIRVLKSYPHQLSGGMRQRTTIALATILNPKIIVADEPTTALDVVAQRAVIQLLKDIQKMQKNTVILVTHDMAVHANITDRMGIMYAGIFVEEAKTDEIFENPLHPYTKFLIGSLPKMGDKSYKVSAPGSPPSLANLPQGCPFNSRCPYVMDICKKEKPELIEISKGHKSACFLNTKERKENAK, encoded by the coding sequence TTGGATGTATTAAAAACAGAAAACCTAAAATCATACTACATATTTGAAATGCAAAAAGAAAAAAAAGAAGTAAAAGCAGTAAACGATGTAAGTATAAACATCCAAGAAGATGAAATATATGGGATAGCAGGAGAAAGTGGATGTGGAAAAAGTACATTTCTAAAAACGATATGTGGATTAGCCGAACCGCCATTAAGAATAGTAGGAGGGGAAATATACTACCAAGTAAAAGGAAAAGAAATAGACATAACCAAACTTAGCCAAGAAGAATACAGGAAACTAAGATGGGAATACATATCGTATATACCCCAAGGATCTATGAGTGCACTCAACCCAATAATAAGGATAAAAGAATCATTCAAAGATTTTGTAACAGCACACAAAAAGATAAAAGATGAAAAAAAAGAGTTTGAAGAACCGTTAAAAAAACACCTTGAATCTTTAGGATTACCCATAAGGGTATTAAAATCATATCCACATCAACTATCTGGAGGTATGAGACAAAGGACAACGATAGCCTTAGCAACGATACTAAACCCAAAAATAATAGTAGCAGACGAACCAACAACAGCGTTAGATGTAGTAGCACAAAGAGCAGTAATACAATTACTAAAAGATATACAAAAGATGCAAAAAAATACAGTAATATTAGTAACCCACGATATGGCGGTACATGCCAACATAACAGATAGGATGGGAATAATGTATGCAGGGATATTTGTAGAAGAAGCAAAGACTGATGAAATATTTGAGAACCCATTACATCCATACACAAAATTTCTAATAGGATCGCTACCAAAAATGGGAGACAAAAGTTACAAAGTGAGTGCGCCAGGATCACCACCATCACTTGCGAATTTACCCCAAGGATGTCCATTCAATTCAAGATGTCCATACGTCATGGACATATGCAAAAAAGAAAAACCCGAACTGATAGAAATAAGTAAAGGGCACAAATCAGCATGTTTTTTAAACACAAAGGAGCGAAAAGAAAATGCAAAATAA